The Marinifilum sp. JC120 genome includes a window with the following:
- a CDS encoding phage minor tail protein L produces the protein ELNGKGTSTRPTLTVSNLYGMVTGMAEDMQSLVGGTVVRRKVYARFLDAVNFVNGNSYADPEQEVISRWRIEQCSELSAVSASFVLSTPTETDGAVFPGRIMLANTCTWTYRGDECGYSGPAVADEYDQPTSDITKDKCSKCLSGCKFRNNVGNFGGFLSINKLSQ, from the coding sequence TTGAACTGAATGGCAAAGGCACCAGTACGCGCCCCACGCTGACGGTTTCTAACCTGTACGGTATGGTCACCGGGATGGCGGAAGATATGCAGAGTCTGGTCGGCGGAACGGTGGTCCGGCGTAAGGTTTACGCCCGTTTTCTGGATGCGGTGAACTTCGTCAACGGAAACAGTTACGCCGATCCGGAGCAGGAGGTGATCAGCCGCTGGCGCATTGAGCAGTGCAGCGAACTGAGCGCGGTGAGTGCCTCCTTTGTACTGTCCACGCCGACGGAAACGGATGGCGCTGTTTTTCCGGGACGTATCATGCTGGCCAACACCTGCACCTGGACCTATCGCGGTGACGAGTGCGGTTATAGCGGTCCGGCTGTCGCGGATGAATATGACCAGCCAACGTCCGATATCACGAAGGATAAATGCAGCAAATGCCTGAGCGGTTGTAAGTTCCGCAATAACGTCGGCAACTTTGGCGGCTTCCTTTCCATTAACAAACTTTCGCAGTAA